The window CTCCAAGGATTCGATTTCTTGAGTTTGAATGGATATCTCCACTGCGTTTATTTCCTTCTCTTCTTTTTGTCTTACTAATGTTTGTCGATATTTACTTCAATTCAGCATGGGAGGTTTCCCATAATGTTTTGTATTGCTTAGGTATCCCTTCATTTTTAAACACTTCTACTTCCAAAGTTTTACCATATTTGCTATATACAAAATATTCATTAGAAATTTTAGTTGGAACGATGGAAACTTCCGAATCGATATCAATATCATTTGTTGAATTGAAAAATTCATAACAATCTGGTGTCCTCACATACTTCAAATTCTCTTGGTTATCTGTAAATTTATTTGTAACTTCATACCGGAATGAAGTTTCACCATAAATAAAGGAACAACTCATAGAATTATCTTTTAAAAAAGATTCCATTTTGATCGGAGTTTTTCCTAAGTGTATGATACTTTCACTGGAGCTAGGACAACAACATCCGCAATGTTCTTCTCTCACCAAAATTGCATTTTTAAATGGATGGTCTAACTTTGCAATCGAAGTTGAGAATCTATCTGATTTATATATAAAATTTTCTTTTTTGTTATAAATGAAAAGTTTTTGTCCCTCTATACATTCTTCCATTTCCGTTTGATTTTTACGTTTTGCAAGAATGAGATCGTAACCATTGATCGAGTTTTGTTCATTGATTTCGTAATCCATTAACTCATTTTGTAAATCTGCTAAATTGCTACTTAATTCTTCAGGTTCAAAACTTAATGAATCAGCCCAGTTTAATTGATGTTCGCTCCATGTAGTGATCGTATAACCAGAAAAGATCCATCCACTTTTTCCGTTATATGCAATTTGAAACCAATATCCCTTAATTGAATCGATGGTGACAAGCTTAGGGTCAATCGCAAGAACACTTGATACATATCCATTGGGAATCTTCTCCAATACATTCGAATCCTTGTTTGGTTTTTCACGAAGACGTAACCTTGAATTGACATTCACCCTCATAAACAGTTCAGGTTTCCTTTCGGAAAAATCAGAGTTTTTTCCATAATAATCCTTTCCTTCATAAGTAAAGTGTATCACAGAGATTTGGTCTTTGTTTTGTACCATTTTTTTGATCATCACTATTGATTTCCAAGGAATGGTTAAACTAACTTTCGTTAAGTCAATGGAATCGTAAACTTGAGCTGCTGGAATTTGTGTGACAAAACGTTGGAGCGATCCTTGCTCTGATTCTACTTTTTTTTCGGAACAACCAAGTAGTAAAAGCATTAAGAAAAAATAGTATTTCGATTTCATAAAATTTGTGCCTAAGATTCAAATTCGATTTTCAATCTACCTAATTTGATTCACAATCATAAATCCTATATTTTATTCTTCGATTCTAAAAATTGGATCGTTTTCGAGGTAGTGATAGAAATTTAGATTTGGGGCGACTCCTTGTGCCGAAGTATAGCGTGTTAACTAAAGTTAGGTGTTCGGTTATATCTTAACCAATTTTTCCATTACTTCCTTTTCTTTTTCTGAAAGCTGTTTTAAAATTTCTGAAGCTTGCACTATATCTTTTTTTTCTTTGCTTTTACTCACTTTCAGAAATAAATTAGAAACGTCTGTCCAAAGATTTGCAATTTCAATGAATTCTTTATGAGCCTGAGCGAGTGTGCCAAGTTTTAATAATTCGTAACTTTCTTGTAAGAAGTCCCTGTATAAATTTCTGAACAAGGCACCACCTGTTCCTGCTTTTTGCATCAGCATGGCAGATGTAGAAAAATCACCTGTTATCTCATTTGTCGTTTCGAACCACTTGGATATTTCTTTACTTGTTTTCAATATTCCTTTGTACCCAATATTATTAATTGGTGGATTGAGATAATCAATTGCATTATTACGAATGGCTGTTGGGATTACTTTTTTTAGATCAAACTTTTTGTTTGTTTTGTTTATGATGTAATACAAATTTTTTGAGGCCATTGGACCTTTTTCGGATCTTGCTAGTTCTAAACTTTTCAGACTTGTTTTTACTTGTCCGCCTTGTTGTTTTGTATCAACCAAAAAAGCATATTCTTTATCATAACCGTAAATAGCAGTATAATGCCCAGCAAAGTGAATCGGTTTTGAAAAATACTCTAAATGATAACAGTCAAGTTTGAGTCCAACTACCTTCCCTTTGTTTAGAAGTTGTTTTACGTTGTCCCAAGCTTTTTGCTTTGAAGAAGTTTCGTTAGATATTAGTTCAAGATTTAAGTTTTTAATAATGTTTTGCGTGAGCAAGTCAGGTTTGATTCGTCCACCGATGAAAGGGAAATTCATAGTTTTCATATTCCAAAAAATGAAACCTAGTCCTTCACCTAATCCAAAAAGCATTGGTTCAGATAGGTCGATATTGAGTTGTCGTAACAATGTTCCTGTTGCGGTCGTCTCACAATGTTGTCCGTCAAATGGTTTTAAATTCTCAATTTTCATTTTGTTTACTTTTTTTGTCAAATTTGGCGCATAAGACCTACCGAAGTTGTCCCTGAGTCCCGGAACGGGACATTAGGGACTGGCATGTCGCTCGTATTTGCAAGTTGAATGCCAGGAGGAAATTGGCCGTCGGCCGAAAGAGGCCTTGTGCCGAAGCGTATCGTTAAGGTGCTGTTATGTGATGGTCAGCAGATTAATTAATCCAGTTTTCTATTTTAAGTTCTTTAATTCTTTTATACTCTTTTTCATTATTTGTAACTAAAATAATGTCACTAGCAATAGCCTGAGAAGCGATGAGTAAATCATACGGTCCAATTATTTCTCCCTTTTTCTCTAGTTTAGTTCTGATAGTTCCTGCTACCGATGCTGATTCTGAGTCAAAGTTTATGACATTTAGGTAACCCAGAAATTCATTTAGAGTTTTTTGATTTTTATCAGCTTTTTGACTTTTTTGAACACCATATCTTAATTCAAATTCAGTGATGCTAGAAATGAAGATGTTATCTAAACTAATTTTTTTGAATTTTTGGTAAACATTTTCAGGTTTTTTATTAATGATATAAATACAAATATTTGTATCTAATAAATAATGATTCATATAGAATTTCGTTTGTCGAAAGACTTAGGTTGATTTCTCTCAATGAGAAAATCATCCGAAAAATCATTTAGAGACTTCCATAATCTGTCAACGGCATCGTCGATAGGTGATATAATAACGCAATTTCCATCTTTTCTAATGTAGACTTCTTTTCCTTTAAATCTAAATTCTTTAGGGAGTCTAACCGCTTGACTATCACCATTTTTAAATAATTTCGCACGATTCATATATATTATTTAGTATATATTTTGTTGGAATGTCAATTACTATTTTAGCAGTTTTTTCTTTGGCCGTACCCATGTTCTGAGGCATACATTTCCTGACTGTCGTATAACAAGTCTATTTACACACTCGCATGATTCTCTCAAACCCTGCTGTTCATCTTATTTCAATTAACACCCACGTTCACGCTGGTATACGAATTACAGATATCACCCTAATTCCCACTGGCTATCGGCATATCAATGAATCCCTCACACAACGTATGAAGATATCTCTTCTGATTTATTTTTAGTTAGTTTTTCGAAGTGATTTGAAAGAGGAAAATGAGAACCAAGTTTAAACCCCAATACACGGGGCCTAAACTTGAATTTGAAAGAGAAATTGGTTTTACTTCAATCGTTCGATGATTGTTGCAATCCCCATACCACCACCAATACAAAGAGTGATAAGGCCGTAACGAAGGTCTCTTCGTTCCAACTCGTCAAGCACCGTTCCAGTGAGGATAGCACCTGTTGCTCCGAGTGGGTGACCAAGAGCAATCGCTCCACCGTTCACATTGATTTTGGATTCATCGATTCCGAGTGTTTTCTTTACGTATAACACAACAGATGCGAAAGCTTCGTTGATTTCCCAAAGGTCGATGTCTTTTACACTGAGGCCTGCTTGTTTCAAAGCTTTTTGTGAAGCAGAAACAGGTCCAGTTAACATGATGGTTGGGTCTTCACCAGTCGCTACCGTTGCAAGGATTTTTGCACGAGGTTTTAAACCATATTTTTTCAAACCATCATCGTTCGTTACTAAAATCGCCGCAGCACCATCCACGATACCGGATGAGTTTCCAAGTGTATGGATGTGGTTGATTTTTTTCACTTCTGGGTAAGAACGAAGTGCAATGGCATCGAGTTCTTTTTCACCAATCGTTTTGAAAACAGGACCAAGGCTTGAAAGGAATGCATAATCAGATTCCAATCGTGGGTTCTCTTCCTCTGTCACAACAGTTCCATCATCCAAAGTGATTGGGATCACAGATTTTTTGAAGTATCCGTTTTGAATGGCAGCATGAGCTTTTTGTTGTGAAGATTCTGCAAAACGATCTGCTTCTTCACGAGAAATATCATACTTCGTTGCAATTAAGTCAGCAGAGATTCCTTGTGGAACTAGGTTGTAATGAGCAGCAATTTTATCGTTACCTACGTTAAAATCACGACCGATCATATCATCACCCATTTTCACTCGGCTCATGGATTCCACTCCACCACCAACTCCAAGTTCCATCGCTCCAGACGCAACATGGTTTGCTACGTTGTTCAGTGCTTGTAATCCAGATCCGCAAAAACGGTTTACTGTATAACCAGGAACATCTTTTGGCCAATGTGCCGCCATAACCGCATAACGTGCGATACATGCAGCTTGGTCAGCGACTTGGGATACACAACCCATTACAACTTCTTCTACCGTTTTTGGATCGATTCCTGTACGGGATTGGATGGCTTTTAATGTGGCAGCAGCTAATTCTTGTGGGTGGACGGATGCAAGTGTCCCGCGTTTTTTGCCCTTTCCTCTCGGAGTTCGGACAGCATCAATAATATAGGAATTCCCCATGGGTTTACCTCTCTCTGGGTGTTCTAGGAAAAACGTACAGAGTTCGCCTCACAAGAAAAGTAAAAAAATCATCATTTCGTCATAGTTTTTGTGAATTTGTGACGGTAGTACTTCATTTTCGCTTGGATTTGGCAAGAATAGCCCAAAATCATCGCATCGAGCCTGTCTGCCCTACTTTCATTTCGTTCCTCTGCGATCCGAATGTATCGAAAATTGGGGTCAATCGCCTCTGAAAATTCCCGTTTGTTCCAATCCACATACCGCCAGGCACTGAAACTATGGTTCACCCCCACCTTTTCATCGATGGTTCCAATCAGTTGGAACTTGGATTCACAGGGTGTTCGAAAGAAAATGTAACGGTTGAAAAAATACAAAATGGTCCTGTGAGGGTTGGCATCCAAAACGGATCGAAAGTGTTCCTTCATTTCTTCCACAGTGTAAAACAAATCGGGTCCAGAATTGGTGCTCCGAAAGATTACGGGCGAGAATTCATTGGGAGTATAAAGTTTTGTCAAAATGCGAATGTAGGATGGGTCATCCAATCGATAGGGAATTTCGTTAAAGGCAAACGGAAACGGATCGCGTTCCGTCAGATGGATTTCGATATAACGGGTATGATCGTATTCAGGGTCATTGATGTCGGTTGCGACAATTTTTTTGATGTATTTCGCGAGGAACTGGTCTTCATACAAATCTCTGACGGTCACAGCTCCTTCTTCATAAAGAATGGCACTTCCAAAATCAATAAAACTTGCACCAACTAACAAACGTCCAATGGAACCATACTGGTGGTGTAAAATTCGATTCCGAAACATGGAACGTAATATCAAATTATGGTCATACAAACGTTTGCGACCTGACCTTTGTTCTACGACCGTATTTTTTGTTTTTTTGACTTTGTAGTAATGGATGTGATTGGCTAATCCAAACCTTAATTTTTCAAACGCATGGTTTTCTAAAACTCGTTTTTCATCCTCTTCATTTTCAATGATGGTGGTTTCGGCAAACAATGGAGAGACTAGTCCAAAACCCATGCCGAAGTGACACAGGATTAAAAAAAAACTGACTCGGTTCGATGTAGATGAGAAAAATTTGAAAAACACAAATACTGGAATGAAATGGTTAGGTAAGAAACCCGGATGCATTTTGAAAATACGATTCCGGGTCTATGTTTCGAAGGTAAGTTAGAATCTTAATTCCTTTGGCCGAGGATGGGACCACCTGTTTTTTCCATCATTCTTTCTTTGGTCAAAAACAAATCTTCCCTGTTGTCAGCTGCCATCTCTCCGGTTCCATCCAAATAAATAGCTCCTTTGGGACATGCTTCTTCGCATAACCCACAGAAGATGCAGCGAAGTAAATTGATTTCAAATTTTTTGGCATATTTGTCTTCGGGGTGAAGGTGTTGGCGTTCAGCAGTGACTTCTGCCGCTTCGATATGAATCGCATTGGCAGGACAAATCCACATACAACAAAAACATGCCGTACACCTCTCACGACCTTGTTCATCTCGTTTCATAGAGTGCATTCCACGAAAGCGAGTTGAGTATTGTCTTTTTTTATCAGGGTATTCAATTGTGACTTGTTTGTTAAAGAACGCAACCTTCACAAAATGTTTGAGGGTGATCCAAAGGCCTTTGCCAATGGACCAAAAGTAAAATTTTTCATACCAAGAAAACTGGTGTTTTTTGGCTACGTTGACGACATTAACGGTTCCCAACGGATGCCTCCATTTTTTTTGTCATGGTTTTCACAATGAGTTCCACAACACCTGCGGAAGTTTGTAATCCTTGGATGGGATTCATTGACTTTTCAAACGTTTGTTTTAGGCCATTTTTATTGGTAAAACTTCCTTCGGCTTCACAGAAAATCTGAATCGGTGCCGCCAAACTCGCGTTCTTTGCTGCATCAGTCAAATTGGTATCCAAACTAATCACTTGCGTTGGATCGATCCCTTCTGGAATGGATTCTTTCAAAAGGATCACTAGATCAATCGACCCTTGTTTCACTGCGGAGACAATTCCAGAAATTCCAGATGGTGTCGTAAGACCTAAGTCCACTGCCCCTTTGGTATTCGGATGGTAATCTTTTGTGAGTAAAAAATCAACCTGTTCTGTTTCTTTGTTTTGGGCATCTGTCACTCGTGTTTCCCACTGGATGGATTTCCCACTTAATTCACGGGAGAGTGTTTGCAGATTTTGTTTGAGTGCTTCTAAGGTTTCGTTGGATTCGTGAGCGCCACCAAGAACGGCGATTGATTTTGCATCTTTTAAGCGATCAATGATTTTGGAAATTACCACTTGCGAAGTGGATGGTTTTCCACTTTCCAAATAACTGAATAGACGATTATCATTCATCCAATCCAAATCAAATCGACCTTTGTCACAAAGGAAAAACATCCCTTGATCAAAATTTTCCCGAACCATATATCGATACATTTTATTGTCTCGAACATTAGTTGTTACATTACAACCTGTGGAACATCCATGACATACCGATTTATGAGACTTATACCACCAAACACGTGATTTAAACAATGTTTTGTTATTGAGAAGGGCACCCACAGGGCAAATGTCTGCTAAGGCACCTTGGTAATTATGATCTATGGGTTCTGACTTGGCAAGTCCGATGATGGAATGATTTCCTCTTTCAAAGAGACCGAGATTTGATTCCCCTACTTTTTCCTCTTCGAACCTAACACATCGATAACAAACGATACATCGATTGTGATTGATGATGAGATTAGTTCCAATTTCTTCTTGAGGGATATTTCGTTTTTCAAACTCAAATCGAGAATGTCCTGTTCCTGATCCAAAGGCATTGTCTTGCAAACGACATTCCCCAGCCTTATCACAAACTGGACAGTCTAACGGGTGATTGGCGAGAAGGAATTCCATGGTACCAGCTCGTGCTTCTTTCACACGATCGGATTTTGTGATGATACCCATTCCCTCTTTTACAGGAGTATTACAAGCAGCTTGTAACCTAGGCACCCCTTCAATTTCAATGAGACACATACGGCACATTCCGACAATGCTCAGAGCTGGGTGGTAACAGAAGTAAGGAATTTCAACTCCTACTTCTTTTGTTGCATCAATGAGGTTTTTCTTTTCGTCGACTTCGTATTCGACTCCGTCTATCTTTATCTTAACCAAAGAACAGACCCCCTAGGTTTGATTAGACTTAGGTCTTTTGATTTTGTCAAACCTTCATTTGGAAATTATATTTACTTCGGAAAGATACGTGTATGGCTGTAAGTCTACTACATGATTGGAGAAAAATTCCGAATCCACAAATAGGGAACTGGCTCGGATATTGGTCTGTTTTAGAATTTTTGCGATCAGATCATCTAAAATTTGTAAGGCACGAACTTCATAAAAAAAAGCGTTATCGAGATTCATTCTCAAATTGGTAAACGAAGCTCTCCCCGCAAGCGTCAACATAAAGCGATCGTAGATTTCTTCGGCTGATTTTTTCCCAGGGCACCCTTTGATGTCCAATTGCATCTGGGAGATGGAAAGCTCTGTGACATTGACAACCAAAGGAAATTCTTTTTTGTCGATGATGTTCTCTGGTTTGAGTTGTAATACTTGCGCGATTTTTTCGAGAAGGGCTTGGTTTGCGATCGGCTTTAACAAATACGCAGTGACATTGTTTACGGCCGCACGTTTCACTTGGTCTTTTTCTCCGACGGCAGTCAACATGATCACAGGTGTTAACTTCAACATGTCTTTGCCTTTTTCAAGAAAACTAATTCCATCCAAATACGGCATATTCACATCACTGATGACCAAATCATAACTATTGTTACGTACTTTTGTAAGGCCAGACATCCCATCCACCACATGGGTAACATCAAAATTGTAACGTTCCAAAGTGTGTAATAAAAGTTTTGCGCTACTTTCATCGTCTTCAAGGAGTAAAATTTTATATACTTTGGGACGGTTCATCGGTTATCGGTCCTTATTGGTTTGGAATTGCATTTAAATTTGCATACTTCATGAACCATTTTGGTTGTAAGGCTCTTTGGTATAAATACGCATCGACTAACACTAAATTGACAACTGCTTCCACAATGGGCACCGCTCTCGGAAGTACACATGGGTCGTGACGACCTTTTGCTTTCAGAATGGTTTCCTTGTTTTGATCGTTGATTGTTTTTTGTTCTTTTTTGATAGTGGATGTTGGTTTGAAAGCAGCACGAATCACAAGATCCATTCCATTGGAGATTCCACCTTGGATTCCACCAGAACGATTGGTCCGTGTTTTCACTTTGCCAGTGCCTTCTTCTATGTAAAATTCATCATTGTGTGTACTGCCTGTTTGGCGAGTACCAGAAAAACCAGATCCTACTTCAAAACCCTTACAGGCAGAAATGGAAAGAATTGCTTTTGCCAAATCAGCATCTAACTTATCGTAAACGGGATCACCAAGACCTGGAGGAAGGTTTCTCACAACCACCTTCACCACTCCACCAACAGAATCTCCTTCATCACGGAGTTTACGAATGAGTGTTTCCATTTCTTCGTTCGCTGATGCTTTTGGACAACGTGTGGGAAATTGGTCTACCAAATCTCGTGAGATGGGATATTCATCTTCCGTAATATTAGAGTCGATAGGACCAATTGAATCCACAAAACCAACCGTAGAAATTCCCAATTCATTTTCTAAGATGACACGAGCCAGTCCCGCTGCGGCAACCCGACCAATGGTTTCGCGAACAGAAGAGCGACCTCCACCCACATGGGCTCTATGGCCATATTTTTCAGAGTAGGTATAATCTGCATGGGAAGGACGGAAGACATGTGCCATCTCGTCATAATCACTTCCAATCGTATTTTGGTTGTTCACCTTCATGAGGATGGGACTCCCAGTGGTTTTGCCTTCAAACACTCCAGACTCAACGACCATACGGTCCTTTTCATCTCTCGGTGTGGTGAGGTCATTTTGACCTGGTCTACGGCGTGTTAGATCTTTTTGGATTTCTTCTTCTGGAAACGGAAGGCCCGCAGGCACTCCATCCACAACCACTCCGACGGATGTTCCGTGAGACTCTCCAAAGGTCGATACTCGAAAAATTTTTCCCCAACTTGATGGCATATACGGACAATGAAAATGGAGATTGCATTCTCTCCAATAAAGTTTTTCATGAACTTGGAATGCACTCAATCTTCAATGGACCCAAATATAAGGCAATTGCCCTTAGCATGGGACTCCATTTTTTGGTCCTTTTGTCGTATCTGGCAAAGGACAGCTTAAGTGACATAGATTCTACTCACATCAAACTCAAAGAAGGTGGAAGTTTTTCCGTAATCCAATTGCATATTTCCACAGGATTGGGTGAATCAAAGGAATCCGTTTCCCCTACCCAATCCGCAGACAGGGGAACCAAAACGACCGAGGACGAAATCTCGGAATTCCAAAATTGTCTGAGTTATCCCAGTTTGGCTTTGGAACAAAAACTGGAAGACCATTGTGTGTACCAACTTTCTGTGAAAGAAGATGGTTCCTTGGAAAAAATTGCAGTGGTCACCGCATGTAGGTATGCGGTTTTTGATCAACAGGTGCGACGCCAACTTTCGGAATGGAAGTTCCAATACACCAAAGGCAAAGAATTTGTTTTACCCATTAGGTTCCGTTTAGATGTCCGAGACTAATCCACATTCTGAAGAAAGTGCTTGGTATATCGTTTACACGAAACCCCGAGCCGAAAAAAAACTCAGTGAACTTCTCCGTAAGTATCATATCGAAAACTACTTACCAATACGGAAAGAAAGGAAAAAATGGACAGATCGTTTCAAATGGATCCATGTTCCTGTACTACCCTCTTATATTTTTGTGCGGATTGTGTTTTGGAGAGATAAAAATAAAGTCCTTCAATTGCCAGGTTCCGTTCAATTCGTTTTCCATAAAGGGCAACCTGCTATCGTGGAACAAAACGATTTGGATGTTTTGGAAAAAGGCCTACAAGAGTATGCGGAGTCTTTAAAAATGAACCCAGAATTGTTATTACAAAAAGGTAAATTGGTTAGAATCATTGATGGATCTTTTGTTGGTAAAACCATGGAAATCATCAAGGTAAAAAACAAAACCCTTGTTGTTTGTCGAATTCCAGGAGTGGAAACAATTTTTTCGTATGAAATCAATATGGACCATATGGCTTGGGAGGAATTAATCCAATGAAAGAAAAAGATACTTTAGGTATAATCAAGCAAGCATTAGACGACGAAATCTCTTCCCTTGTCTATTTTAGAGAAAATTTAGACCCTTCTGTCAAAAACTGCATCGATTTGATTTTAAATTCGAAAGGAAAGGTGATTGTCACAGGAGTCGGTAAATCTGGTGACATCGCAAAAAAAATCTCACATACTCTTTCCTCCACAGGAACATCAGCGTATTTTTTACACCCAACTGACGCGTCTCACGGAGATTCTGGAATTGTTGGTCCAGACGATGTTGTCCTTGCCATTGGAAAAAGTGGTGAATCTGAAGAACTCAATTATATCTTACCCACTCTTCGCAAAATTGGGGCAAAAATTGTTGGGATCACTGCAAACTCAAAATCAAAGTTAGCTGAACTTTCCGATGTGGTCATCATCACACCAGTATTAAAAGAAGCCTGTCCCTTAGACTTGGCGCCCACTTCGAGTACGACAATTGCCCTTGTTTTAGGAGATGCGATTGCGGTTGCCCTTATGGAATTAAAAGAATTCAAAGCAGATGACTTTGCATTATACCATCCAGCGGGCCGTTTGGGTAAAAGGCTTTCATTGTACTTATCTGATGTCATGCGAAAAGGAGAACGGAATGCATCCATTCCTGTAAACGCGAACCTGGAAGTGATCTTAAAAGAAATCACTGAAAAAGGAATTGGTGCCACAGGTGTTGTCGATGAAAATTTTAAACTCGTTGGTCTCATCACTGATTTCGATATTAGAAAGTACCTCACAAAACACACATTATCTCCAAGTGTGACTGCAAAAGAAATGATGAACCCAAATCCCAATCATTATTTACCAAATGAAAAAGCTTACGATGTTCTCATCAATATGGAAGGCAGAGAGCGCCCCATTTCTGTCGCACCAGTCGTTGATGAAAATGGGATTTTTGTTGGGATGATTTCATTACACGATTTATTACAAAAAGGATTATAAGCTGATATGCCAGATTCATACAAAATTGTTGCTTCTGTTGGTGAAGATGAACTTCGTCACTTGCAAAAAAAAGATGTGAAAGAAGTAGATGTGATCGAAGTTCGTTTGGATTTATTTTCTAGAAACTATATCCAAAAAGAGATGAAAAAAAAGATCAAAGCACT of the Leptospira biflexa serovar Patoc strain 'Patoc 1 (Paris)' genome contains:
- a CDS encoding KpsF/GutQ family sugar-phosphate isomerase produces the protein MNPMKEKDTLGIIKQALDDEISSLVYFRENLDPSVKNCIDLILNSKGKVIVTGVGKSGDIAKKISHTLSSTGTSAYFLHPTDASHGDSGIVGPDDVVLAIGKSGESEELNYILPTLRKIGAKIVGITANSKSKLAELSDVVIITPVLKEACPLDLAPTSSTTIALVLGDAIAVALMELKEFKADDFALYHPAGRLGKRLSLYLSDVMRKGERNASIPVNANLEVILKEITEKGIGATGVVDENFKLVGLITDFDIRKYLTKHTLSPSVTAKEMMNPNPNHYLPNEKAYDVLINMEGRERPISVAPVVDENGIFVGMISLHDLLQKGL